A genomic stretch from Chryseobacterium sp. SNU WT5 includes:
- the rpsL gene encoding 30S ribosomal protein S12: MPTIQQLVRKGRVSLAKKSKSAALESCPQRRGVCTRVYTTTPKKPNSALRKVARVRLSNGKEVNAYIPGEGHNLQEHSIVLVRGGRVKDLPGVRYHIVRGALDTAGVAGRTQRRSKYGAKRPKPGQAAAAPAKGKKK, encoded by the coding sequence ATGCCTACTATTCAACAATTAGTAAGAAAAGGAAGAGTCTCGCTTGCCAAGAAGAGCAAATCGGCTGCCCTTGAATCTTGTCCACAAAGACGAGGTGTATGTACAAGAGTATATACTACCACACCTAAGAAACCTAACTCTGCACTTAGAAAAGTTGCAAGGGTAAGACTTTCAAACGGTAAAGAAGTTAACGCCTATATCCCGGGCGAAGGACATAATTTACAAGAGCACTCGATAGTATTGGTTAGAGGCGGAAGGGTGAAAGACCTACCGGGAGTACGTTATCACATTGTTCGTGGAGCTTTGGATACCGCAGGAGTAGCTGGGAGAACCCAGAGAAGATCTAAGTACGGAGCAAAAAGACCAAAACCAGGTCAAGCTGCGGCAGCACCTGCAAAAGGTAAGAAAAAGTAA
- a CDS encoding leucine-rich repeat domain-containing protein: MKKTLLFILISTLCFGQKWSISFAERSSLVNFYQATNGDHWSIKWDFEKDPKYWYGIKINKGSVIEINLRGNGLKGDFPNTISGFDKLERLDLSSNQLGGELSNSIAGLRHLSQLDLSNNRFTADPSFSLESLSTLQELSLGNNNFSFGDIDGFLQNFPDLKVLDLAHAGIIAVPQKISTLTKLETLDLSNNLISKNFSNLSTLLILKELNLSGNQLTKVPSELTTLTQLKILNLSRNAISQNFTTALSSLKNLEWLSFQDNNMTGFPPELPQLKKLIHLNFSHNKISSGFETLISLQNLEQIYFDKNLISGVFPSSFLQLKKLQMLSLNGNQLSGDIPENIPPLTFLDNNRFTKNNIKTFLLKEKALVDFTYSPQRYDEQKTIVASLGSYTKLPQSIDGSDFQFTWFKNLDHNTSLHTEQYSINDVKEDDFTDYTCEAYYFEVLHADLMEVSFFREPVTLSKGLGTNEVKSDLVVYPNPAKDLINIKTTQLKIEEVYIFDLSGKLILTTKNKNIKINDLPSAIYIISIKTDEGIRSVKFIKE; the protein is encoded by the coding sequence GTGAAAAAAACGCTACTCTTTATTCTTATATCAACCTTATGTTTTGGACAAAAATGGAGTATTTCTTTCGCAGAGAGATCGTCTCTGGTAAATTTCTACCAAGCAACAAATGGCGATCACTGGAGTATAAAATGGGACTTCGAAAAAGATCCCAAGTATTGGTATGGGATTAAAATAAACAAAGGAAGTGTAATTGAAATCAATTTGAGGGGTAATGGCTTGAAAGGAGATTTCCCGAACACTATTTCTGGTTTTGATAAATTAGAAAGATTAGACTTAAGCTCCAATCAATTGGGAGGAGAATTGTCAAATTCTATCGCTGGCCTCCGTCATCTGAGTCAATTGGATCTAAGCAACAATAGATTTACTGCTGACCCCAGCTTTTCTCTTGAATCTCTTTCAACATTACAAGAACTTTCTCTTGGGAATAATAATTTCAGCTTTGGTGACATCGATGGATTTCTCCAAAATTTTCCAGATTTAAAAGTTTTGGATCTAGCACATGCAGGAATCATTGCGGTCCCACAAAAAATCTCTACTTTAACTAAACTTGAAACATTAGATTTAAGCAATAATCTGATATCGAAAAACTTTAGCAATCTTTCTACATTATTGATTTTAAAAGAATTGAATCTCTCGGGAAATCAATTAACCAAAGTGCCTAGCGAACTTACGACACTTACTCAACTTAAAATTCTCAATTTAAGTCGTAATGCAATTTCACAAAATTTCACCACTGCACTTTCTTCATTAAAAAATCTAGAATGGCTTTCCTTTCAAGATAATAACATGACTGGTTTCCCACCGGAACTCCCTCAATTAAAAAAACTGATCCATCTGAACTTTTCACACAACAAAATCTCCAGCGGATTTGAAACTCTTATTTCATTACAGAATTTGGAGCAAATTTATTTTGATAAAAACTTAATTTCCGGAGTCTTCCCATCTTCATTTCTTCAATTAAAAAAATTGCAGATGCTGTCATTAAATGGCAATCAACTTTCCGGCGACATTCCAGAAAACATTCCACCACTAACCTTTTTAGACAATAATAGGTTTACAAAAAATAATATTAAAACATTCTTATTAAAAGAAAAAGCTCTTGTTGACTTTACCTACTCTCCACAAAGATATGATGAACAAAAAACGATCGTTGCAAGTTTGGGGAGCTATACAAAATTACCCCAATCAATAGACGGATCAGATTTTCAGTTTACGTGGTTTAAAAATTTAGACCACAATACCTCTTTGCATACGGAGCAATACTCAATAAACGATGTAAAAGAAGATGATTTCACAGATTACACCTGTGAAGCCTATTATTTTGAAGTTTTGCACGCTGATTTAATGGAAGTATCCTTCTTCCGCGAACCTGTCACGTTATCGAAAGGCTTAGGAACAAATGAGGTAAAAAGCGACTTAGTGGTATATCCTAACCCAGCTAAGGATTTAATTAATATTAAAACGACACAACTGAAGATTGAGGAAGTTTATATTTTTGACTTAAGTGGAAAACTCATCCTTACAACAAAAAACAAAAACATTAAAATTAATGACTTACCCTCAGCTATTTATATTATTTCCATTAAAACTGACGAAGGAATAAGATCTGTTAAATTCATTAAAGAATAA
- a CDS encoding Dps family protein: protein MNNSKIIGLNETDCQKISEKLNILLANYSIFYQNIRGAHWNIKGDQFFTLHPKFEELYNNLVLKIDELAERVLTLGSTPNHNYSDYLTLSTIKESKENSDGTKCVENILASFKIVIDLQRELLDITDQAGDEGTNSQMSDYITEQEKEVWMYNSYLGK from the coding sequence ATGAACAATTCGAAAATTATCGGTTTAAACGAAACCGACTGTCAAAAAATTTCAGAAAAATTAAATATTTTATTAGCAAACTATTCAATTTTCTATCAAAATATAAGAGGCGCACATTGGAACATCAAAGGAGATCAATTTTTTACCCTTCATCCCAAATTTGAAGAACTGTATAATAACCTGGTTTTAAAAATTGATGAGCTTGCAGAAAGAGTTTTAACGCTGGGTTCCACTCCCAACCATAATTATTCTGATTACTTAACCCTTTCTACCATTAAAGAAAGTAAAGAAAATTCTGATGGGACAAAATGTGTTGAAAATATTCTGGCCTCTTTTAAAATCGTGATCGATCTACAGAGAGAATTGCTTGATATCACTGACCAAGCGGGAGATGAAGGTACCAATTCCCAAATGAGTGATTATATTACGGAACAGGAAAAAGAGGTTTGGATGTACAATTCTTACTTGGGAAAATAA
- the pncB gene encoding nicotinate phosphoribosyltransferase — protein sequence MPEVRLRSILDNDFYKITMQNAVIKLFPNEKVKYQFINRGKHQFPPGFAEELRNSVNAMAELKLTKDEKQFLRETCPYLDLPYLDFLGGYHYDPTEVHITQTEDSLEVTVEGEWYRTILWEVPILALISELHYEMKHLGRDSNADVIQKTLEKADQLNHLGVTFAEFGTRRRHSYKVHDLVVDSLVKNNSLGNFIGSSNVHFAMKYGIKPIGTHAHEWFMFHAAEYGFKMSNALSLEHWVDVYRGDLGVALSDTYTTEVFFQQFDKKFAKLFDGVRHDSGDPIEFANKTIEHYKKNGINPLFKYIIFSDGLNLEKVEEITKACEGRIGISFGIGTNLTNDVGLKPMNIVMKLIAAQSINGDWIPTVKLSDEHGKYTGDPKMIELAKEFLRIQD from the coding sequence ATGCCTGAAGTTCGCCTAAGATCAATTCTCGATAATGATTTCTATAAAATAACGATGCAAAATGCGGTTATCAAACTTTTTCCTAACGAGAAAGTAAAATACCAATTTATCAATCGGGGAAAACATCAATTTCCACCAGGATTTGCCGAGGAACTCAGAAATTCGGTCAACGCGATGGCAGAATTGAAATTGACTAAAGATGAGAAACAGTTCCTTCGCGAAACCTGCCCTTATTTAGATTTACCATATTTGGATTTTTTAGGAGGCTATCATTATGATCCAACTGAAGTTCATATCACACAAACAGAAGATTCTCTGGAAGTTACCGTAGAAGGTGAATGGTACCGAACTATCTTATGGGAAGTGCCAATTTTAGCCTTAATTTCGGAACTGCATTATGAAATGAAGCATCTTGGACGAGATTCTAATGCAGATGTAATTCAGAAAACACTGGAGAAGGCAGATCAGCTGAATCATCTTGGCGTCACCTTCGCAGAATTTGGAACCAGAAGGAGACATTCTTACAAAGTACACGATCTGGTTGTTGATTCACTGGTGAAAAATAATAGCTTGGGAAACTTCATAGGAAGTTCTAATGTTCATTTCGCAATGAAATATGGTATAAAACCAATTGGTACTCATGCTCACGAATGGTTTATGTTTCATGCTGCAGAATATGGATTTAAAATGTCGAACGCTCTTTCTCTAGAACACTGGGTAGATGTTTACCGAGGAGATTTAGGAGTTGCTCTTTCTGACACTTATACGACAGAAGTTTTCTTCCAGCAGTTTGATAAAAAATTCGCAAAATTGTTCGATGGTGTTCGTCATGACAGCGGGGATCCTATTGAGTTTGCGAACAAGACCATTGAACATTATAAAAAAAATGGTATCAATCCATTATTTAAATACATTATTTTCTCTGACGGTTTGAATCTTGAAAAAGTAGAAGAAATCACCAAAGCCTGTGAAGGCAGAATTGGAATTTCATTTGGTATAGGAACCAACTTAACGAATGATGTTGGCTTAAAACCCATGAACATTGTAATGAAACTAATTGCGGCACAATCCATTAACGGCGACTGGATTCCAACGGTTAAACTTTCAGATGAACACGGTAAATATACAGGTGATCCTAAAATGATTGAGCTTGCGAAAGAGTTTTTACGCATCCAGGATTAA
- the rmuC gene encoding DNA recombination protein RmuC, translated as MDLISILIGVMIGAGIIYFILKSSHLPRKAFDELNEKFIKTNSNLENSVGRFEELQLDFTKEKETNQLQQEYISQLKNEVATISAEHSSLNMRIQQHYEANLKQEERVEELNFEKQIIFAKNSELSAINDSLKNSLENQKEEITKMQELAKNEFQNLANKILEEKSEKFTALNQNNLKTILEPFQEKITELRNKVGETYDKESKERFSLGEKVRELAQLNQQISEDAKKLTRALKGESKTQGNWGEMILENILEKSGLVKGREYFLEHELRDEDNKALSSEFSGKKMRPDAVVKYPDERNVIIDSKVSLTAFVELVDESDQDIYQLKLNQHLNSIKNHIKQLSDKAYDDYDKSLDFVMMFIPSESAYIAAMQADPNLWNFAYDKRILLLNPSNLITSLKLVSDLWKREYQNKNAAEIAERGAKLYDKFVGFVENLEKVGKNIDQAKNVYNDAFKQLSTGNDNLINQTNKLKALGIKNKKNIPQSLEESAEQWLDYNE; from the coding sequence ATGGACTTGATTTCTATTTTAATCGGTGTAATGATCGGTGCAGGTATTATCTATTTTATTCTAAAATCTTCCCACCTTCCGCGTAAAGCTTTCGATGAGTTGAATGAGAAATTTATTAAGACGAATTCAAATCTTGAAAATTCAGTAGGTAGATTTGAAGAATTACAGCTGGATTTTACAAAAGAAAAAGAAACCAATCAACTTCAGCAAGAATACATCAGCCAACTCAAAAATGAAGTTGCAACGATCTCCGCAGAACACTCTTCTTTAAATATGCGTATTCAGCAACATTACGAAGCAAATTTGAAGCAGGAGGAAAGAGTAGAAGAACTGAACTTTGAAAAACAAATTATTTTTGCAAAAAATTCTGAACTCTCCGCAATTAATGATTCGTTAAAGAACTCTCTGGAAAATCAGAAGGAAGAAATTACTAAAATGCAGGAATTAGCTAAAAATGAATTTCAAAATTTAGCGAATAAAATCTTAGAGGAAAAATCCGAAAAATTTACAGCTTTAAATCAAAATAACCTCAAAACCATTCTGGAACCCTTTCAGGAAAAAATCACTGAGCTACGTAATAAAGTTGGTGAAACATATGATAAAGAATCAAAAGAAAGATTTTCTCTCGGTGAGAAAGTTAGAGAACTTGCCCAACTAAACCAGCAAATATCTGAAGATGCTAAGAAACTCACACGCGCACTGAAGGGGGAAAGCAAAACCCAGGGAAACTGGGGCGAAATGATCCTAGAAAATATTTTAGAAAAATCCGGTTTGGTGAAAGGTCGTGAATATTTTCTGGAGCACGAACTTAGAGACGAAGACAATAAAGCGTTATCTTCCGAATTTTCAGGGAAGAAAATGCGTCCCGATGCCGTAGTCAAATATCCCGATGAAAGGAACGTAATAATTGACTCCAAAGTTTCTTTAACAGCTTTTGTTGAACTTGTAGATGAATCCGATCAAGATATTTATCAGTTAAAACTTAACCAGCATCTGAATTCAATAAAGAACCACATCAAACAATTAAGCGACAAAGCTTATGATGATTATGACAAGTCGCTTGATTTCGTAATGATGTTTATTCCAAGTGAATCCGCGTATATAGCAGCAATGCAGGCAGACCCCAATCTTTGGAACTTTGCTTACGACAAAAGAATTCTGTTGTTGAATCCAAGTAATTTAATCACCTCATTGAAACTGGTTTCTGACTTATGGAAAAGAGAATATCAAAATAAAAACGCCGCAGAAATTGCAGAGCGGGGAGCGAAATTGTACGATAAGTTCGTAGGATTCGTCGAAAATCTGGAAAAAGTCGGAAAAAACATCGATCAGGCAAAGAATGTTTATAATGATGCTTTCAAACAATTATCAACCGGAAATGATAATTTAATCAACCAGACAAATAAATTAAAAGCCCTCGGAATTAAAAACAAAAAGAATATCCCGCAAAGTTTAGAAGAATCTGCAGAACAGTGGTTAGATTACAATGAATAG
- a CDS encoding TrmH family RNA methyltransferase translates to MLIESLQNEKIKYVTRLITDNRFRKREHVFVVEGKQENERALRFGFEPVEYFIEEEIFNDKQPNGKVHFVSAKVYDKLAYRGSSEGIIAIYKTKFNDLKDFEPTKNSSIIILEGVEKPGNLGAILRSCEAFGIEALIVTDSKVDFFNPNVIRSSVGCLFGMNIFISDNPEIYKFLQQHNFHIYTTIMDKGSVDIQSQNLTEKSAVLFGTEHSGLTDYWVGKGKNTLIPMAGSIDSLNLSNAVAISCYEMLRQKMA, encoded by the coding sequence ATGTTAATCGAAAGCTTACAAAACGAAAAAATTAAATACGTAACGCGACTTATCACAGATAATCGCTTTCGAAAGAGAGAACATGTATTTGTTGTGGAAGGAAAGCAGGAAAATGAACGCGCCCTAAGATTTGGATTTGAGCCTGTGGAATATTTTATTGAAGAAGAAATTTTTAATGATAAGCAGCCGAATGGAAAAGTTCACTTTGTATCAGCAAAAGTATACGACAAATTAGCTTATCGGGGTTCTTCTGAAGGAATTATAGCAATTTACAAAACTAAATTTAATGATTTAAAAGATTTTGAGCCAACAAAGAATTCTTCAATCATAATTTTAGAAGGTGTTGAAAAGCCGGGTAATTTGGGAGCGATATTAAGAAGTTGCGAAGCTTTTGGAATTGAAGCACTTATTGTAACAGACAGCAAAGTTGATTTCTTTAATCCAAATGTTATTCGCTCCAGTGTAGGTTGCCTGTTTGGGATGAATATCTTCATATCTGATAATCCTGAGATTTATAAATTCTTACAACAACACAATTTCCATATCTACACTACCATTATGGACAAAGGTTCAGTTGATATTCAATCTCAAAATCTTACGGAAAAAAGTGCAGTTCTATTTGGCACCGAACATTCCGGCTTAACAGATTACTGGGTTGGTAAAGGTAAGAATACCCTGATCCCAATGGCGGGAAGTATTGATTCTTTAAATTTGAGTAATGCGGTTGCTATTAGCTGTTACGAAATGCTTCGTCAAAAAATGGCATAA
- a CDS encoding 5-formyltetrahydrofolate cyclo-ligase: protein MKKAEIRKLYLGRKEALAGQEVDSLSEKIFINFISKFELVGNQKVHCFLSIREKCEVDTSSFLNYFFENKIRVFVPKIVKGKLISLEIDRETHLIENAWGIKEPAGNKDCGVKDYDCVITPLLYSDGSGNRVGYGKGFYDRFFSEIEPATLKVGVSFFSPVEKVDDASSFDIPLNYLVTPVEVLSFGNIGSNSTK from the coding sequence ATGAAAAAAGCTGAAATCAGAAAACTTTATTTAGGAAGAAAAGAAGCGTTAGCAGGACAAGAAGTTGATTCCTTATCTGAAAAAATATTCATAAATTTCATCTCTAAATTTGAATTAGTAGGGAATCAGAAAGTTCATTGCTTTTTATCAATTCGAGAAAAATGCGAAGTTGATACTTCCTCATTTTTAAATTATTTCTTTGAGAATAAAATCCGTGTTTTTGTTCCAAAAATTGTAAAAGGAAAATTAATTTCGCTCGAAATAGATAGAGAAACACATCTAATAGAAAATGCTTGGGGAATTAAAGAGCCAGCTGGAAATAAAGATTGCGGTGTGAAGGATTATGATTGTGTGATAACACCACTTTTATATTCCGATGGATCTGGAAATAGAGTGGGGTATGGAAAAGGATTTTATGACCGATTTTTTTCAGAAATTGAGCCAGCAACGCTGAAAGTTGGAGTCAGTTTTTTTTCGCCAGTTGAAAAAGTGGATGACGCATCTTCTTTTGATATTCCTCTGAATTATTTGGTAACTCCTGTTGAAGTACTGTCTTTTGGAAATATTGGGTCAAATTCTACGAAATAA